The Chloroflexota bacterium genome includes a region encoding these proteins:
- a CDS encoding GNAT family N-acetyltransferase: MRFRRYDPDRDREAVHRIWYETGWLKKGKEEIMDLFVECGRALVAELHEEPECLVMTAPGTVRYLDEELPMSCVTGVTTSRVARRRGLARQLAARAIAIDAAEGALVASLGMFEQGYYNRLGFGTGGYEHWVSFDPARLNVSVRPRVPRRITADDWALVHASRLARRQGHGACNLTPSEITRAETRWADNGFGLGYCDGPNGELTHHLWCQTKNVEQGPYEIVWMSYQTADQFLELMALLKSLGDQVRLIKMREPQGIQLQDLIEQPFKQHQVSEGSKFASGIRAIAYWQMRICDLPGCLERTHLPMGPVQFNLRLTDPIERMLDDDAPWHGVSGEYIVTLGPTSGAERGRDDTLPTLTASVGAFTRLWLGVRPATGLAITDELSGPMELLERLDRILCLPDPKPDWDF, from the coding sequence ATGCGTTTCCGCAGGTATGACCCCGACAGGGACCGAGAGGCCGTTCATCGCATCTGGTACGAGACGGGCTGGCTGAAGAAGGGCAAAGAGGAGATCATGGACCTCTTCGTGGAGTGCGGGCGCGCCCTGGTCGCGGAGCTTCACGAAGAGCCTGAATGCCTGGTCATGACCGCTCCGGGCACCGTACGTTACCTGGACGAGGAGCTCCCCATGTCCTGCGTCACAGGCGTCACCACCAGCCGGGTCGCCCGCAGGCGAGGGCTGGCGAGGCAGCTGGCCGCCCGGGCGATAGCCATCGATGCCGCCGAGGGGGCGCTGGTCGCCAGCCTGGGGATGTTCGAGCAGGGCTACTACAACCGGCTGGGCTTCGGCACCGGGGGATACGAGCACTGGGTCTCCTTCGATCCCGCCCGGCTGAACGTCAGCGTGCGGCCTCGCGTGCCGCGCCGCATCACCGCCGACGACTGGGCCCTGGTGCACGCCAGCCGGCTCGCCCGGCGCCAGGGCCATGGCGCCTGCAATCTGACGCCATCCGAGATCACCCGAGCGGAGACGCGTTGGGCGGATAACGGCTTCGGCCTGGGCTACTGCGATGGCCCCAACGGCGAGCTGACCCACCACCTCTGGTGTCAGACCAAAAACGTGGAACAGGGGCCGTACGAGATCGTCTGGATGTCCTACCAGACCGCCGACCAGTTCCTGGAGCTGATGGCCCTTCTGAAAAGCCTCGGCGACCAGGTGCGGTTGATCAAGATGCGGGAGCCGCAGGGTATCCAGCTTCAGGATCTGATCGAGCAGCCGTTCAAGCAGCATCAGGTGAGCGAAGGGTCGAAGTTCGCGAGCGGGATACGGGCCATCGCCTACTGGCAGATGCGCATATGCGATCTACCGGGATGCCTGGAGCGCACCCACCTCCCCATGGGACCGGTTCAGTTCAACCTCAGGCTGACCGACCCGATCGAGCGGATGCTGGATGACGACGCCCCCTGGCATGGGGTCTCCGGCGAGTACATCGTCACGCTGGGGCCCACATCCGGGGCGGAGCGGGGGCGAGATGATACCCTGCCCACGCTGACGGCGTCGGTAGGGGCCTTCACCCGGCTGTGGCTGGGGGTGCGCCCGGCGACGGGCCTGGCGATCACCGACGAGCTCTCCGGCCCCATGGAGCTCCTCGAGCGGCTCGACCGGATCCTGTGTCTCCCTGATCCGAAGCCGGATTGGGATTTCTAA
- the rpiA gene encoding ribose-5-phosphate isomerase RpiA, producing the protein MKLMDIVELKRQAGERAVDFVESGMVVGLGHGTTAIFAVRRIARLLHEGRLHGIRGVPCSQKVEAEARRLGIPLTTLDECPTIDLTIDGADEVDPELNLIKGGGGALLREKIIAQSSRREIIVVDETKLSPMLGTRHPVPVEVVPFGWRSQVAYIESLGAHAVIRRTPKGDLFKTDQGNLILDCEFGPITQPAQLAARLKERAGIVEHGLFLGLATDVIVAGREGIRHLYKGMGDAEVSVQELGESPLL; encoded by the coding sequence ATGAAACTCATGGACATCGTGGAACTCAAGCGACAAGCCGGAGAGCGCGCTGTAGACTTCGTGGAATCGGGCATGGTCGTCGGCCTCGGCCACGGCACCACGGCCATCTTCGCCGTGCGTCGCATCGCCCGCCTGCTCCACGAGGGCCGGCTGCACGGCATTCGCGGCGTGCCCTGCTCGCAGAAGGTCGAGGCCGAGGCCCGGCGGCTGGGCATCCCGCTCACCACGCTGGACGAGTGCCCCACCATCGATCTCACGATCGACGGCGCGGATGAGGTCGATCCCGAGCTGAACCTGATCAAGGGCGGCGGCGGCGCCCTGCTTCGCGAGAAGATCATCGCCCAGAGCAGCCGCCGCGAGATCATCGTGGTCGACGAGACCAAGCTCTCCCCGATGCTGGGCACCCGACACCCGGTGCCGGTGGAGGTCGTCCCCTTCGGCTGGCGCTCGCAGGTCGCCTACATCGAATCCCTGGGCGCACACGCGGTGATACGTCGGACTCCCAAGGGGGATCTGTTCAAAACGGACCAGGGAAACCTGATCCTGGATTGTGAATTCGGCCCTATCACCCAACCGGCCCAGCTGGCCGCACGGCTGAAGGAGCGCGCCGGCATCGTGGAACATGGGCTTTTCCTGGGCCTGGCGACGGATGTGATCGTGGCCGGCCGCGAGGGCATTCGCCATCTCTACAAGGGGATGGGCGATGCGGAGGTGTCCGTCCAGGAGCTCGGCGAAAGCCCCCTCCTGTAA